A genome region from Scyliorhinus canicula chromosome 16, sScyCan1.1, whole genome shotgun sequence includes the following:
- the ch25h gene encoding cholesterol 25-hydroxylase-like protein, whose amino-acid sequence MNCSVGVSAVHSAPLETPLLQPLWELVRSRQDCLRSPFFPVIFSLGVYLSFCLPYIALDLLAARLAFLRRYKIQDQNHPSLGMMACCVGRTLFNHLVYIFPLSVAHWYWRPVLLPDSAPGLGRALLDITACLLLFDFQYFVWHLLHHKVPWLYRTFHKVHHKYTATFALTTEHSGAWETLSLGFFAAVNPAILGCHPLTKLLFFVCNIWLSVEDHSGYDLPWSTHRLVPFGLYGGAPHHDLHHMKFKTNYAPYFTHWDKLLGTYSTLHSKSR is encoded by the coding sequence ATGAACTGTAGTGTTGGAGTGAGCGCTGTGCACAGCGCCCCGCTGGAGACTCCGCTCTTGCAGCCGCTCTGGGAGCTGGTGCGGAGCCGGCAGGACTGCCTGAGGTCCCCTTTCTTCCCAGTCATTTTCTCCTTGGGGGTCTACCTGTCTTTTTGCCTGCCTTACATCGCCCTGGACTTGCTGGCAGCCCGGCTCGCCTTCCTGAGGAGGTACAAGATCCAAGATCAGAACCACCCCAGCCTGGGGATGATGGCTTGCTGCGTGGGGCGGACCCTCTTCAACCACCTGGTCTACATCTTCCCCTTGTCGGTGGCTCACTGGTACTGGCGACCCGTCCTCCTGCCGGACTCTGCCCCCGGGCTGGGCCGGGCGCTGCTGGACATCACCGCCTGCCTGCTGCTCTTCGACTTCCAGTACTTCGTGTGGCACCTGCTCCACCACAAGGTGCCCTGGCTCTACCGCACCTTCCACAAGGTCCACCACAAGTACACGGCCACCTTCGCCCTGACCACCGAGCACTCGGGAGCCTGGGAAACCCTCTCGCTGGGCTTCTTCGCCGCCGTCAACCCGGCCATCCTGGGCTGCCACCCCCTCACCAAGCTCCTCTTCTTCGTCTGCAACATCTGGCTGTCGGTGGAGGACCACTCGGGCTACGACTTACCCTGGTCCACACACAGGCTGGTACCCTTCGGCCTCTACGGGGGGGCACCTCACCACGACCTGCATCACATGAAGTTTAAAACCAACTATGCTCCTTACTTTACCCACTGGGACAAGCTCCTGGGCACCTACAGTACACTGCACAGCAAGTCCCGGTGA